The following are from one region of the Coffea eugenioides isolate CCC68of chromosome 2, Ceug_1.0, whole genome shotgun sequence genome:
- the LOC113754231 gene encoding uncharacterized protein LOC113754231: MMDLETENRIAAILLKEAAELRRQAEKDGVEAYLRQPKVRGRPNSRFLTATVRGVQHANRAVEENEMWRARQKERELDDRLRGKMRDEGSSGWSSGGIRTESGRSSKRQLDTDTDASSSCSLRKGDDEGLRDDEVEEFLHSRIKRGRGAVGSRMDETGPYVSSCPEDTGEKQLLSLDGYLREVAVKSKVLGPEKPSLLGRCESSDDESFLEQKKTKKASSSKQQSKKHKLKHKDKENKKRKKSREEKRHKHRK, translated from the exons A TGATGGACTTGGAAACAGAAAATAGAATCGCCGCAATTCTATTGAAAGAAGCAGCGGAGTTGCGGCGGCAAGCGGAGAAAGACGGGGTGGAAGCTTATCTCCGCCAGCCCAAAGTTAGGGGTCGCCCAAATTCTCGCTTCTTGACTGCAACCGTTCGTGGTGTACAACATG CAAATCGTGCTGTTGAAGAGAATGAAATGTGGCGAGCTAGGCAGAAAGAGAGAGAGCTGGATGATCGGCTCAGAGGAAAGATGAGAGATGAGGGTAGCAGTGGTTGGAGCTCTGGGGGCATTAGGACGGAATCTGGGAGATCAAGTAAAAGGCAGTTGGATACTGACACAGATGCAAGTTCTTCGTGCTCATTGAGGAAAGGGGATGATGAAGGTTTGAGGGATGATGAGGTTGAAGAATTTTTGCATTCAAG GATCAAGCGAGGCAGGGGTGCAGTTGGTTCACGGATGGATGAAACTGGCCCTTACGTTTCTTCTTGTCCAGAAGATACTGGGGAAAAGCAATTACTGTCCCTGGATGGGTACCTAAGAGAAGTTGCAGTAAAAAGTAAAGTTCTTGGCCCGGAAAAGCCGTCTTTGCTTGGGCGCTGTGAGTCTTCTGATGATGAATCTTTTCTAGAGcagaagaaaacaaagaaagcgAGCTCAAGCAAGCAGCAGTCTAAGAAGCACAAATTAAAACACAAGGATAAAGagaataaaaagagaaaaaagagtaGGGAGGAGAAGAGGCATAAACACCGCAAGTAA
- the LOC113762198 gene encoding uncharacterized protein LOC113762198 isoform X2 codes for MKQIFILHFNEVPRSVYYGCPWRIRAVKIPNAPTFTIRSLEGTHTCGRNAQTGHHQASVDWIVNFIEERLRDNINYKPKDILHDIYKQYGIIIPYKQAWRAKERGLQAIYGSSEEGYCLLPAYCEQIKKTNPGSCAEVFTAGSDNRFQRLFIAFYASIYGFLSGCLPVVGLGAIQLKSKYLGTLMSATSFDADGGLFPIAFGVVDAENDESWMWFLSELNKALEMHTERIPELTFLSDAQKSIADAVKRKFPGSSHAICMRHLSESMGQEFRNSRLVQLLWKAAYSTTAHGFKEKLAEIQEISLDAAKWLQQYSHSHWSLMYFEGKRYGHLSSNIEEFNQWILEARELPIVQVIERIHSKLISEFEERRAESSTWISMLAPTAEKRLLEAMEHSSTYQVLRSDEVEFEVLSAERSHIVNIGTRSCSCRDWQLFGIPCSHAVAALTSYKKDVYAYTEKYFTASSYRESYSEEILRIPGKIKWKKEGDVPVDDDVRLVRPPKFRRPPGRPEKKRVCVEDVNREKHTVHCSRCNQTGHYKTTCKAETLKSFEQL; via the exons ATGAAACAAATCTTTATTTTGCATTTTAACGAGGTTCCGAGAAGTGTTTATT ATGGTTGTCCTTGGCGTATACGTGCAGTCAAGATTCCCAATGCTCCAACATTCACAATACGGAGTCTTGAAGGAACGCACACCTGTGGGAGAAATGCCCAAACTGGACATCATCAGGCTTCTGTGGATTGGATTGTTAACTTTATAGAGGAACGACTGAGGGACAACATAAATTACAAGCCAAAAGATATTTTGCATGACATCTACAAACAGTATGGGATAATTATACCATACAAGCAAGCTTGGCGTGCCAAGGAACGGGGGCTGCAAGCCATATATGGGTCTTCTGAAGAAGGTTACTGCCTTCTTCCTGCATACTGCGAGCAAATTAAGAAGACAAATCCTGGAAGTTGTGCAGAGGTGTTTACTGCTGGTTCTGATAACCGGTTCCAGCGACTCTTCATTGCTTTCTATGCTTCCATATACGGTTTTTTGAGTGGATGCTTGCCAGTTGTTGGGCTTGGTGCAATCCAGTTGAAAAGCAAGTACCTTGGTACCTTAATGTCAGCTACTTCTTTTGATGCTGATGGTGGATTATTTCCAATTGCCTTTGGTGTTGTCGATGCAGAGAATGATGAGAGTTGGATGTGGTTCTTGTCAGAGTTAAATAAGGCATTAGAGATGCACACGGAGAGGATACCTGAGCTAACTTTTTTATCTGATGCACAGAAAAGCATTGCAGATGCTGTCAAAAGGAAATTTCCTGGTTCTTCACATGCAATTTGCATGCGTCACTTGAGTGAAAGCATGGGTCAAGAGTTTAGAAATTCAAGGCTTGTTCAACTGTTATGGAAAGCCGCATATTCTACCACAGCCCATGGATTTAAAGAGAAACTGGCTGAAATTCAGGAAATCTCCCTGGATGCAGCAAAGTGGCTTCAACAATATTCTCACTCCCATTGGTCATTGATGTATTTTGAAGGAAAACGGTATGGCCATCTCTCTTCAAACATTGAGGAGTTCAATCAGTGGATTCTTGAAGCACGAGAGCTGCCCATAGTTCAGGTAATTGAGCGGATTCACAGTAAACTGATATCAGAGTTTGAGGAACGGCGAGCAGAGAGTAGTACTTGGATTTCCATGCTTGCGCCGACTGCTGAGAAGCGCTTGCTGGAGGCGATGGAACATTCCTCTACATATCAGGTGCTTCGGTCTGATGAGGTAGAATTTGAGGTCCTATCAGCAGAGCGATCACACATTGTGAACATAGGTACCCGTTCTTGCTCCTGCCGTGATTGGCAGTTGTTTGGAATACCATGTTCACATGCAGTTGCTGCTCTTACTTCATATAAGAAAGACGTGTATGCTTATACAGAGAAGTATTTCACTGCAAGCTCTTATCGTGAGTCATACTCCGAAGAGATACTTCGCATCCCTGGGAAGATCAAATGGAAGAAGGAAGGTGATGTTCCAGTAGATGATGATGTACGACTTGTTCGACCACCCAAGTTTCGAAGACCACCTGGACGCCCTGAGAAAAAGCGGGTATGCGTAGAGGATGTTAATCGTGAAAAGCATACAGTTCATTGTAGTCGCTGCAATCAAACAGGGCACTACAAAACGACCTGCAAAGCAGAGACCTTGAAGAGTTTTGAACAGTTGTAG
- the LOC113762198 gene encoding uncharacterized protein LOC113762198 isoform X1, which translates to MEDHNLVVGQEFPDVKTFRNAIKEAAIAQHFELRIVKSDLIRYIAKCAADGCPWRIRAVKIPNAPTFTIRSLEGTHTCGRNAQTGHHQASVDWIVNFIEERLRDNINYKPKDILHDIYKQYGIIIPYKQAWRAKERGLQAIYGSSEEGYCLLPAYCEQIKKTNPGSCAEVFTAGSDNRFQRLFIAFYASIYGFLSGCLPVVGLGAIQLKSKYLGTLMSATSFDADGGLFPIAFGVVDAENDESWMWFLSELNKALEMHTERIPELTFLSDAQKSIADAVKRKFPGSSHAICMRHLSESMGQEFRNSRLVQLLWKAAYSTTAHGFKEKLAEIQEISLDAAKWLQQYSHSHWSLMYFEGKRYGHLSSNIEEFNQWILEARELPIVQVIERIHSKLISEFEERRAESSTWISMLAPTAEKRLLEAMEHSSTYQVLRSDEVEFEVLSAERSHIVNIGTRSCSCRDWQLFGIPCSHAVAALTSYKKDVYAYTEKYFTASSYRESYSEEILRIPGKIKWKKEGDVPVDDDVRLVRPPKFRRPPGRPEKKRVCVEDVNREKHTVHCSRCNQTGHYKTTCKAETLKSFEQL; encoded by the coding sequence ATGGAGGACCACAACTTAGTTGTTGGTCAAGAATTTCCTGATGTCAAAACATTCCGAAATGCAATTAAAGAAGCTGCTATTGCACAACATTTTGAACTTCGCATTGTGAAGAGTGACCTGATTCGCTATATCGCAAAATGTGCTGCAGATGGTTGTCCTTGGCGTATACGTGCAGTCAAGATTCCCAATGCTCCAACATTCACAATACGGAGTCTTGAAGGAACGCACACCTGTGGGAGAAATGCCCAAACTGGACATCATCAGGCTTCTGTGGATTGGATTGTTAACTTTATAGAGGAACGACTGAGGGACAACATAAATTACAAGCCAAAAGATATTTTGCATGACATCTACAAACAGTATGGGATAATTATACCATACAAGCAAGCTTGGCGTGCCAAGGAACGGGGGCTGCAAGCCATATATGGGTCTTCTGAAGAAGGTTACTGCCTTCTTCCTGCATACTGCGAGCAAATTAAGAAGACAAATCCTGGAAGTTGTGCAGAGGTGTTTACTGCTGGTTCTGATAACCGGTTCCAGCGACTCTTCATTGCTTTCTATGCTTCCATATACGGTTTTTTGAGTGGATGCTTGCCAGTTGTTGGGCTTGGTGCAATCCAGTTGAAAAGCAAGTACCTTGGTACCTTAATGTCAGCTACTTCTTTTGATGCTGATGGTGGATTATTTCCAATTGCCTTTGGTGTTGTCGATGCAGAGAATGATGAGAGTTGGATGTGGTTCTTGTCAGAGTTAAATAAGGCATTAGAGATGCACACGGAGAGGATACCTGAGCTAACTTTTTTATCTGATGCACAGAAAAGCATTGCAGATGCTGTCAAAAGGAAATTTCCTGGTTCTTCACATGCAATTTGCATGCGTCACTTGAGTGAAAGCATGGGTCAAGAGTTTAGAAATTCAAGGCTTGTTCAACTGTTATGGAAAGCCGCATATTCTACCACAGCCCATGGATTTAAAGAGAAACTGGCTGAAATTCAGGAAATCTCCCTGGATGCAGCAAAGTGGCTTCAACAATATTCTCACTCCCATTGGTCATTGATGTATTTTGAAGGAAAACGGTATGGCCATCTCTCTTCAAACATTGAGGAGTTCAATCAGTGGATTCTTGAAGCACGAGAGCTGCCCATAGTTCAGGTAATTGAGCGGATTCACAGTAAACTGATATCAGAGTTTGAGGAACGGCGAGCAGAGAGTAGTACTTGGATTTCCATGCTTGCGCCGACTGCTGAGAAGCGCTTGCTGGAGGCGATGGAACATTCCTCTACATATCAGGTGCTTCGGTCTGATGAGGTAGAATTTGAGGTCCTATCAGCAGAGCGATCACACATTGTGAACATAGGTACCCGTTCTTGCTCCTGCCGTGATTGGCAGTTGTTTGGAATACCATGTTCACATGCAGTTGCTGCTCTTACTTCATATAAGAAAGACGTGTATGCTTATACAGAGAAGTATTTCACTGCAAGCTCTTATCGTGAGTCATACTCCGAAGAGATACTTCGCATCCCTGGGAAGATCAAATGGAAGAAGGAAGGTGATGTTCCAGTAGATGATGATGTACGACTTGTTCGACCACCCAAGTTTCGAAGACCACCTGGACGCCCTGAGAAAAAGCGGGTATGCGTAGAGGATGTTAATCGTGAAAAGCATACAGTTCATTGTAGTCGCTGCAATCAAACAGGGCACTACAAAACGACCTGCAAAGCAGAGACCTTGAAGAGTTTTGAACAGTTGTAG
- the LOC113760779 gene encoding squalene monooxygenase-like: MINQFILGAFVASVVGLVGFVLLYSQLIIRRERKRYAPPSPAANRIAERKDHQYIKTSVNNVDGPASANEKSVSDVIIVGAGVAGSALAYTLGKDGRRVHVIERDLSEPDRIVGELLQPGGYLKLIELGLEDCLRDIDAQQVFGYALYKDGKDARLSYPLEEFDSDISGRGFHNGRFIQRMREKAATLPNVRLEQGTVTSLIEKKEIIKGVQYKTKDGQEMTAYAPLTIVCDGCFSNLRRSLCDPKVDIPSYFVGLILENCQLPYVDHGHVVLADPSPILFYQISSTETRCLVDVPGQKVPSISNGEMANYLKTVVAPQIPPQLYDAFIAAIEKGNIRTMPNRSMPANPHPTPGALLLGDAFNMRHPLTGGGMTVALSDVVVLRDLLRPLHDLHDATTLCKYLESFYTLRKPVASTINTLAGALYKVFCASPDPARNEMRQACFDYLSLGGVFSSGPVALLSGLNPRPSSLVLHFFAVAVYGVGRLLIPFPSPGRMWLGARLLSGASGIIFPIIRAEGVRQMFFPATVPAYYRGPPLD; encoded by the exons ATGATTAATCAATTCATTTTGGGAGCTTTTGTAGCTTCTGTAGTTGGGTTAGTCGGATTTGTGTTGTTATACAGCCAGCTAATTATCAGGCGGGAGAGGAAGAGATACGCTCCACCATCGCCGGCCGCTAATCGGATAGCCGAAAGGAAGGATCACCAGTACATTAAGACGTCGGTTAACAACGTTGATGGTCCGGCGTCGGCGAATGAGAAGAGTGTAAGCGATGTCATCATCGTTGGTGCGGGGGTTGCCGGGTCGGCTTTGGCTTACACTCTTGGCAAG GATGGACGCAGAGTGCACGTGATAGAGCGGGACCTGAGTGAACCAGACAGGATTGTTGGTGAACTTTTACAACCCGGCGGGTACTTGAAATTAATTGAGTTAGGTCTTGAAG ATTGTTTGAGAGATATTGATGCTCAACAAGTTTTTGGATATGCCCTGTACAAAGATGGCAAGGATGCTAGGCTGTCTTATCCCTTGGAGGAATTTGACTCGGATATTTCAGGCAGGGGCTTTCATAATGGGCGTTTTATTCAAAGGATGAGAGAGAAGGCTGCAACCCTCCCAAA TGTAAGACTGGAACAGGGGACTGTTACATCTTTgattgaaaagaaagaaattattaAGGGGGTGCAATACAAGACTAAAGATGGCCAGGAAATGACAGCTTATGCCCCACTCACCATAGTTTGTGATGGCTGCTTTTCAAATTTGCGACGATCCCTGTGTGATCCCAAG GTGGACATCCCTTCTTATTTTGTGGGTTTGATCCTGGAAAACTGTCAACTTCCCTATGTTGATCATGGCCATGTTGTCCTGGCGGACCCTTCACCTATCTTGTTCTATCAAATAAGCAGCACCGAGACTCGCTGTTTGGTTGATGTTCCTGGACAGAAGGTGCCTTCCATTTCGAATGGTGAAATGGCCAATTACTTAAAGACTGTGGTGGCCCCTCAG ATCCCTCCTCAGCTTTATGATGCTTTCATAGCAGCTATTGAGAAAGGAAACATAAGAACGATGCCAAACAGAAGCATGCCAGCCAATCCACATCCAACTCCGGGTGCCCTGTTATTGGGGGACGCATTCAACATGCGCCATCCTTTAACAGGAGGAGGAATGACTGTTGCTCTTTCTGACGTTGTTGTGCTTCGCGATCTCCTAAGACCTTTGCATGACTTGCACGATGCAACCACTTTGTGCAAGTATCTCGAGTCCTTTTACACTCTCCGAAAG CCTGTGGCATCGACAATAAATACACTGGCGGGCGCCCTTTACAAAGTTTTTTGCGCATCTCCGGATCCAGCAAGAAACGAAATGCGCCAAGCTTGTTTCGACTACCTAAGCCTTGGAGGCGTTTTCTCAAGTGGACCTGTGGCTCTTCTTTCTGGCCTAAACCCAAGACCCTCAAGTTTGGTGCTCCATTTCTTTGCTGTGGCTGTATATGGGGTCGGCCGTTTATTAATTCCATTCCCCTCACCAGGTCGAATGTGGTTGGGAGCAAGATTGCTTTCG GGCGCGTCAGGAATTATATTCCCTATAATTCGGGCGGAAGGAGTTAGGCAGATGTTCTTCCCAGCAACTGTTCCAGCCTACTACAGAGGTCCCCCTCTTGATTAA